One window from the genome of Montipora foliosa isolate CH-2021 chromosome 5, ASM3666993v2, whole genome shotgun sequence encodes:
- the LOC138003501 gene encoding uncharacterized protein yields the protein MAAFEDFRQLLILYYDANLINDEDFVLLYDMFPSRNPSFPYYEYACFDLNNMSEAECKAEFRFEKKDLPTLAEALQIPPTFKLRQGSIVSGMEGLCILLRRLAYPCRFGDMVPRFGKPVPVLSMVTNHVIDYIYTIHGHRITRWNDALLNSPALDTYARSVHAKGAALQNCFGFVVGTVRPIARPDEHQRMMYNGHKRVHAIKFQSVALPNGLIANLYGPVEGKRHDAGMLAESGLLHDLERHAFSTGGQPLCIYGDPAYPLRVHLQGPFQGAALTPQMEMFNGSMSSVRVSVEWLFGDILNYFKFLDFKKNLKVGLSNIGKTYVVCALMRNALTCLYGNQTSEFFELDPPSLQEYFR from the exons ATGGCCGCATTTGAAGATTTTCGACAACTTCTCATTCTTTACTACGACGCTAATTTGATCAACGATGAAGATTTCGTTCTCCTTTACGACATGTTTCCGTCGAGAAATCCAAGTTTTCCTTACTACGAGTACGCTTGCTTTGACCTGAACAACATGAGTGAGGCAGAGTGTAAGGCCGAATTtaggtttgagaaaaaagaccTTCCGACTCTGGCAGAAGCCTTGCAGATCCCACCTACCTTCAAACTACGACAGGGAAGCATAGTAAGTGGAATGGAAGGCCTTTGCATACTCCTAAGACGGCTCGCCTATCCTTGTAGATTTGGCGACATGGTACCTCGTTTCGGCAAACCAGTACCGGTGCTATCCATGGTCACAAATCATGTGATTGATTATATTTACACCATCCATGGACATCGCATAACCCGGTGGAATGACGCACTGCTTAACTCACCTGCATTGGATACTTATGCTCGATCAGTTCACGCTAAAGGGGCTGCTCTCCAGAACTGTTTTGGCTTTGTTGTTGGCACTGTGAGACCTATAGCCAGACCAGACGAGCACCAGAGGATGATGTATAATGGTCATAAACGGGTGCACGCCATTAAATTCCAATCTGTTGCCTTACCGAATGGATTGATCGCAAACCTTTACGGCCCCGTAG AGGGCAAAAGGCATGATGCAGGTATGCTGGCAGAATCTGGTCTCTTGCATGACTTGGAACGCCATGCATTTTCGACAGGGGGTCAGCCTCTATGCATATATGGGGATCCTGCATATCCCCTCAGGGTTCACCTGCAAGGACCATTCCAAGGTGCTGCTCTCACACCTCAGATGGAGATGTTCAATGGATCCATGAGCTCTGTTCGAGTGTCAGTGGAGTGGCTATTTGGAGacattttaaactattttaaattccttgattttaaaaagaacctAAAAGTTGGCTTAAGTAATATTGGTAAAACATATGTCGTATGTGCTCTCATGCGAAATGCCCTAACATGCCTATATGGTAATCAAACCTCAGAATTTTTTGAATTAGACCCCCCAAGCCTCCAGGAGTATTTCAGGTGA